Below is a window of Geomonas oryzisoli DNA.
AGAGAAGGCACTGCACGCGCGTTTCGCCAAGGTGCTCGGCTCCGCCGTCAACCCGGTGCTGCGTGAAGGCAACTCCGACCGCCGCGTCGCCAAGGCCGTCAAAGAGTACGCCAAGAAGCACCCGCACAAAATGGGCGCCTGGGCTTCCGACTCCAAGAGCCACGTCTCCAACATGAGCGCCGGCGACTTCTACCACTCCGAAAAGTCGGTGACCCTGAAAGAGGCCACCACCGCCAAGATCGAGTTCGTGGACAACCTGGGCAACGTGACCGTGCTCAAGGAGAAACTCCCGCTGCAGGCCGGCGAGGTACTGGACGGCTCCTTCATGAACGTCCGCGCTCTGCGTAAGTTCATCCAGGAGCAGATCGACGACGCCAAGGCCAAAGGGATCCTCTTCTCCGTGCACCTGAAGGCCACCATGATGAAGATCTCCGATCCGGTCATCTTCGGCCACTTCGTCTCCGTGTACTTCAAGGATGTCTTCGAGAAGCACGAGGCGACCTTCAAAGAGATCGGCGTCAACGCCGACCTGGGTCTGGGCGACCTGTACAAGAAACTCGACAAGCTCCCGGCAGGCAAAAAGGCCGAGATCGAGGCCGACATCCAGGCCACCTACGCCAAGCAGCCGCCGCTGGCCATGGTCGATTCCGACAAAGGGATCACCAACCTGCACGCTTCCAACGACATCATCATCGACGCCTCCATGCCGGTCGTGATCCGCGACTCCGGCAAGATGTGGGGCCCGGACGGCAAGCTTGCCGACACCAAGTGCGTCATCCCTGACACCAGCTACTCCGAGTGGTACCAGGAGTGCATCGACTTCTGCAAGAAAAACGGCCAGTTCGACCCGACCACCATGGGCGCCACCTCCAACGTCGGCCTGATGGCACAGAAGGCCGAGGAGTACGGCTCCCATGACAAGACCTTCGTTGCACCGCTCAACGGCACCATGCGCGTTGTCGACGCCTCCGGCGAAGTGCTGATCCAGCACCAGGTCGAGCAGGGCGACATCTGGCGCGGCTGCCAGGCGAAGGATCTCCCGATTCGCGACTGGGTCAAGCTCGCCGTCAGCCGTGCCCGCGCCACCGGCGCTCCGGCCGTCTTCTGGCTCGACAAGAACCGCGCCCACGACGCCCAGATGATCGAGAAGGTGAACACCTACCTCAAAGACCACGACACCAACGGTCTCGAGATCCACATCATGTCCCCGGTAGAGGCGATGAAATTCACCCTGCCCAGGGCCAAGGCCGGCAAAGACACCATCACCGTCACCGGCAACGCCCTGAGGGATTACCTCACCGACCTGTTCCCGATCCTCGAGCTCGGCACTTCCGCGAAGATGCTCTCCATCGTTCCGCTTCTGGCGGGCGGCGGCCTCTTCGAAACCGGTGCGGGCGGTTCCGCTCCGAAGCACGTGCAGCAGTTCCAGCAGGAAGGCTACCTGCGCTGGGATTCCCTGGGCGAGTTCCTGGCCCTGGCCGTCTCCCTCGAGCACCTGGCTGCCACCTTCAAGAACGACAAGGCTGCTCTCCTCGCCGAGACCCTCGACGTCGCCAACACCAAGTTCCTGGATCAGAACAAGAACCCGGCGCGTAAGGTCGGCCAGATCGACAACCGCGGCAGCCACTTCTACCTGGCCATGTACTGGGCCGAGGCCATTGCCGCCCAGACCAAGGACGCCGACCTCGCCGCCAAGTTCGCCAAGGTCGCCAAGGCACTGCAGGAGAACGAAGAAAAGATCAACGCCGAGCTTATCGGCGCCCAGGGCAAGCCGGTCGACATGGGCGGCTACTACCACCCGAACGATGCCAAGACCGAAGCGGCTATGCGTCCGAGCGCGACCCTGAACGCGATCATTGACTCTATCGTCTAAGAGGCGTAAACAGTAAATTCCGTTGTACCGTACACATCACATTTAATTAACGGAGGAAGAAAACATGGCACGTAAGAAAATCGCACTTATCGGTGGTGGTCAGATTGGCGGCGTCCTTGCTCAGCTTGCAGCTCTGCGTGAACTGGGTGACGTGGTGATGTTCGACATCGTGGAAGGCCTGCCGCAGGGCAAGATGCTGGACATCGCCGAGGTGGGCTCGGTTGACGGCTTCGACTGCTGCCTCAAGGGGACCAACAGCTACGAAGACATCGCCGGCGCCGACGTGGTCATCGTCACCGCGGGTCTCCCCCGCAAACCGGGCATGAGCCGCGACGACCTGATCGAGGTCAACTCCAAGATCATGACCTCCGTTGCGGAAGGCATCAAAACCCACGCACCGAACTCCTTCGTCATCGTCATCTCCAACCCGCTCGACGCGATGGTGACCCTGTGCCAGAAGATCACCGGCTTCCCCTACAACCGCGTCATCGGCCAGGCCGGCGTCCTCGACTCCGCACGCTTCAAGACCTTCATCGCCTGGGAGCTGGGCGTTTCCGTGAAGGACGTGAACGCGATGACCCTGGGCGGCCACGGCGACGACATGGTGCCGCTGGTGCGCTACGCCTCCGTGAACGGCATCCCGGTCATGGAACTGCTCGAGAAGAAGTACAAGGACAAGGCTAAGGCCAAGGAAGTCATGGACGCCATGGTCAAGAGGACCCGCGGCGCAGGCGGCGAGGTTGTCGCGCTGCTCAAGACCGGTTCCGCTTTCTACTCCCCGGCTTCCTCCGCCATCTGCATGGCAGAGTCCATCCTGAAGGACCAGAAGCGCGTTCTCCCGACCTGCGCATACCTCAACGGCGAGTTCGGCGTGAAAGGCTTCTACGTCGGCGTTCCCTGCGTCCTGGGCGAGAACGGCGTCGAGGCGATCCTCGAGTTCGAACTGGATGCCGAAGAGCAGGCCATGATGGACAAGTCGGTTGCCGCCGTTAAGGAACTCGTTGGTTCCATGAAGTAACAGGCAGCTTGAGTGGTACTACCAGGGGGTAGGGAGGTTTCCCCTCTCTACCCCTTTTTTACAAAAACAGACAGTTTGGGCCAAAATCCGAGCACTTGCATTTTGTTTACACTATGTGTTATAACCCCACAATTTGCACAGCCTGCGAGGGCAATTTGTCAAAGGAGCTACGTTGATGGAGAAAACACCGGCGAACATCGAGATCATCGAGAAGTACTGCAAGGGGTGCCACATCTGTGTGGAATTCTGCCCCACCAAGGTCTTGGAAATGAAGGGCTTTGTGGCTAGCGTCAAGAACCTTGAGGCCTGCATCAAGTGCATGCAGTGCGAGCTGAGATGCCCTGACTTTGCAATCAAAGTATCGTAAACAATCTTAGGAGGTATGAAAGTGGCTAAAAAAGTTGCATTCCTTCAGGGGAACGAAGCTGCCGCACAGGGGGCACTCTACGCCGGGTGCACGTTCTTCGGCGGTTATCCGATTACACCCTCTACCGAGGTGGCAGAGGTTATGTCTGTCGAGCTTCCGAAGATCGGCGGTAAATTCATTCAGATGGAAGATGAGATCGGTGCCATGGCTTCCGTCATCGGCGCTTCGCTTACCGGCGCTAAAGTACTGACCGCGACCTCCGGTCCGGGCCTCTCCCTGAAGCAGGAGCTGATCGGTTACGCCTGCATCGCCGAGACCCCGTGCGTCATCGTCAACGTCATGAGGGGCGGCCCCTCGACCGGTATGCCGACCGGCCCTTCCCAGTCCGACGTCATGTGCGCCAAGTGGGGCACCCACGGTGACCACCCGGCCATCTGCCTCACCCCGGCCTCCGTGCAGGAACTGTTCGAAGAGACCGTGCGCGCCTTCAACCTGGCTGAGAAATACCGCACCCCGGTTATGGTCATGCCGGACGAGATCGTGGCCCACATGCGCGAGCGCATCG
It encodes the following:
- a CDS encoding NADP-dependent isocitrate dehydrogenase — encoded protein: MTTQTKIVWTKIDEAPALATYSLLPIVNAFTKAAGVEVETRDISLAGRIIANFPENLTPEQRIADELAYLGELTQKLEANIIKLPNVSASIPQLKAAIAELQSQGYNIPNYPEEPKTEEEKALHARFAKVLGSAVNPVLREGNSDRRVAKAVKEYAKKHPHKMGAWASDSKSHVSNMSAGDFYHSEKSVTLKEATTAKIEFVDNLGNVTVLKEKLPLQAGEVLDGSFMNVRALRKFIQEQIDDAKAKGILFSVHLKATMMKISDPVIFGHFVSVYFKDVFEKHEATFKEIGVNADLGLGDLYKKLDKLPAGKKAEIEADIQATYAKQPPLAMVDSDKGITNLHASNDIIIDASMPVVIRDSGKMWGPDGKLADTKCVIPDTSYSEWYQECIDFCKKNGQFDPTTMGATSNVGLMAQKAEEYGSHDKTFVAPLNGTMRVVDASGEVLIQHQVEQGDIWRGCQAKDLPIRDWVKLAVSRARATGAPAVFWLDKNRAHDAQMIEKVNTYLKDHDTNGLEIHIMSPVEAMKFTLPRAKAGKDTITVTGNALRDYLTDLFPILELGTSAKMLSIVPLLAGGGLFETGAGGSAPKHVQQFQQEGYLRWDSLGEFLALAVSLEHLAATFKNDKAALLAETLDVANTKFLDQNKNPARKVGQIDNRGSHFYLAMYWAEAIAAQTKDADLAAKFAKVAKALQENEEKINAELIGAQGKPVDMGGYYHPNDAKTEAAMRPSATLNAIIDSIV
- the mdh gene encoding malate dehydrogenase: MARKKIALIGGGQIGGVLAQLAALRELGDVVMFDIVEGLPQGKMLDIAEVGSVDGFDCCLKGTNSYEDIAGADVVIVTAGLPRKPGMSRDDLIEVNSKIMTSVAEGIKTHAPNSFVIVISNPLDAMVTLCQKITGFPYNRVIGQAGVLDSARFKTFIAWELGVSVKDVNAMTLGGHGDDMVPLVRYASVNGIPVMELLEKKYKDKAKAKEVMDAMVKRTRGAGGEVVALLKTGSAFYSPASSAICMAESILKDQKRVLPTCAYLNGEFGVKGFYVGVPCVLGENGVEAILEFELDAEEQAMMDKSVAAVKELVGSMK
- a CDS encoding 4Fe-4S binding protein — protein: MEKTPANIEIIEKYCKGCHICVEFCPTKVLEMKGFVASVKNLEACIKCMQCELRCPDFAIKVS